In the genome of Epinephelus fuscoguttatus linkage group LG4, E.fuscoguttatus.final_Chr_v1, the window ccttccgtCAGTGGATGAATTTGTCCAACGAGTCCCACATTCCTTTGTGAAAAACACTTATTGAGTCACTTAAACTGTGGGGATTTTGTTCCTCCACTGTTACGCACACCTTCAAAACACAGTCCACATCTTTGTAACGAATTCAAGATTATTCTTTAATTCAGCTCTCTGTGAAGCACACCAGAGCAGAAAGTTGGTGAAAAATTAACACTTCTGTTTCAGGTTGACAAATTCGCTGctctttatatttttaagtatttgtAATGCATTCAAGTTCAGGTTGTTTGACCTGTCCATATGGATCCTTTAAACAACGGGTGATAGGAAGTGGCactgttttgtgtccctttgaacGTCGCTGTAGACGGCGGCTCTGAGAAACTTCACCTTGAACTGATAAAAGCGAAGAATTATCGCTTTGTTTATCCTGCTGCTCAAACTTGGAGTGCACTATCAAAGGAGAAGCCAGTGGAAGAGTATTAGagagtgtatttttaaaatcttgtaaATCTTGTGAATTTATGTCACCATGACTTGGGGACCTCACCTTGTCCTTCTGGTTTCCATTGGTGTTTAGCCCCCCAGTCCTGTAGTCTGTACCTGTAAAGTAGTGCAGTGGGGTTTTTTCATTCCCAGGCTCAGGGGAGATGACCAGAGCATTAGGCCGGGACCCCTTCCTCTGCAGTGGTCCCCTTTCTaatcaaatgaagctgggagtgATTTGGTTTTAATACTGGTGGCCCCGGATGTGACGGTGTGTGATTGACGGGCTGTGATGGAGAGCAGGATGTCGGCAGAGTGAAAATACCATTAATGTTATTGCTCATTTCTTAAAGTGGGGGTGGCCACACTGTTGGTGGAGGTTTGCTCACCCTGCCTTTCACCCACCACCCCACTGCTTCACCCCCCCGTTGCACTATGAATGCCCTCTCAACCTGAGCTTCACTCCTGCGGGCAGTAACAAGCTTTCACACAGATTCTGTGCTTCAGTGTTGCTTAACACAAAACTTGAAAGTGAAGTTTTTAACCACCGATAATGACATCAGTTCACGTTTCCCTCTTATGTTACAGCAGCTCTGCCATTGTCGTTGGTACAAAAGAAGAACAAAACATCCCATCATTGTGTTTTATAGCCCATAATTGTGTGGTGGGAGGCTGTGCCCCCCAGGTCTCCTCCTAatggctgtttgtgtgttgttttagtgGCAGATTTACATGTGGGAGGGATACAGGGCGGTGATTTACAACCAGCAGTGCCACTGACTGGCCGCCTGACTGGCTTAGTGACTGActggacctgctccctgtgtgttCCAGGTGATAGTGCAGTCTGGCCGTCAGCCCAGCGTGCTGCAGAAACTGTGTCAGCTGCCCTTCCAGTACTTCAGCCACCCGCGCCTCATCAGAGTGCTCTTCCCCTCCCTCATCTCAGCCTGCTACAACAACTCCCAAAACAAGGTCATCCTGCAGCAGGAGATGAGCTGCGTGCTGCTGGCTACATTCATTCAGGTAAATATGGTGGTTGTAAAgagattattattttacacacacatataccatTACTTTACGATTCAGTGGTTGAAGTATCCAAGCCCAGAAAAAAAGTTTGGTAGTGCTGCATCAAAAAAACTGGTTTTAAAAACATACTAATAATTATAAACATCCTCTTTATCTTGACAGTTTCATGCGTCTAAATAAAATATCCAAACACAATAAATTTCTTTCACATCAGAAGGAAGGCCCCTCTGCATCGGCTGATTAACGCCGCTCATGTGGGCCCTGGTGAATCTGTAACAGGCAGGCTTTTTACAAAGATAAATGGCTTCCTTCTCAGTGGATTTACCTGCCACTGGTTCAACTCCCAGTAAACAGCTTGTCTCCTTCATCTTCCCCCTGACAACCCGCCCCTCACCACTCTGAAGCCACCACTGTTTAGACGCCGATTAACTTCCATTCAGTGGGAGACAAGCTATTGTCATTTCTTTCAAACAGAGCAATAATGCATGGTGTCTTGCACCGCTGCCCTCATTGTTGAGTTAACCTCGAGAGCATTCCTCAGAGTGAAGCAGTTTGATCCAGATCATTCTTTATCACCTGttatacaaaaaacatttagtttGATAAGTAAATTACAGTGTGATATAGTAGCAGCTTTAAATTCTGTTAAATATTGTATGGTTTTTTGGGGGCTGGAAGGTTTAATTGTAAATCAAATTGTACTCACACAACATTAATGCTCCTTATTAATTCCTCTATAGGACTGTGCTGCAAATGAGAAAGAATCagacaacaaaataaagcaTCCAGGTAAGTTACTCTGATTAATTTatcaaatatatattaaaaaaaattgacgGATTGTGTTGGTTTCACATTTCAAGTCCGTAAAGATGttctaatgatttttttttttgattctttttttttttttttttttttttttttaaatgagttgCGTCATGTAAAAACAGCTTTTTGATATTAATGTACCTGAGTATTGAGacataaaatattttcttttggcACATGTCGCTTGTTTTGGTAAAATGTGCCCATTTTAAAGGGATTTCTTTCGGACACTCTGTGTAACGTGTTTgttcttttctctgtgtgtagtTTCCCAGCTGCTGGATTACTGCGAGTTATCTAACCGCTTTCCAAGAGATCAGTGGGACTCAGCGCTGCAGTTTTTTCTCAAGAAGCAGGAAGAGTGATGGAGTTGCACACTGTCTTTAAAACGGATAAGCACACTATAAACACTTCAAAAGACACGTGAGATGTGGAGTTGTTTTGGGGActtatgtttttctcttttttcctccccaACTTAAACTCTGCACACGAGTAAATATGTTCTTCAAACTGTCAAATGTAAAGACTGTAAAGCCTTATCATTTAGTATGTTGCTGCATCTGTGTCGATTTCTTTGAAATCAGATCCACATTTAAGAGAATTTGCACAAAATGTCTTGTTTGTACGTTGCAGTTAGAACACATGCACAACTATTACATTTAACGTCTGATCAGGCCATTTGTTCCTCTTTTTGTTCCTGTTGTAGATAGAACTGGATCCTTTTTCAACACGATGACGATCTAAACCTGTAACATTTACTTATACTGTAATTTATAATTTGCCAAGTGTTTTCACCAAAACTGTTTGTGttaatttattgtatttgtCTCATTTTGAATGTGAATGACTAGAATGTTATCTGTAGTCTACATAATGCCAGTTACATGACCTGCCTTGATTGCAAACTTGTGTTAAGAGTTATATTTTTCAAGTTCacatcttttctttcctttaggAGTTACTTGCAAAGTAATATATTTCATTGAGTTATATATTTCATTGAGTTATTTACCTCTGTCATGTAAAATAAAGTACTTACggttattatatatatatatatatatatattgttctTCTGTTTTATTCTGCATTAActgcacaagttaaattaatATTATGAGTAGGAGTCAGCAAACACTCGGTGGGgagttttgtatttctgtcaCTATGACAATGATTTTTGATAATGAAGATGTGCTAATTTGGTCTATGATTTCATGGACAGTTGCTAGTTGTAGAAAACAAATTCCAACAAGCTATTGaaccacaaagaaacatgaATATATTTAGGTCAGGTGTGAAATACCCTCAGGAAAATCTGACGTaaagaaatgcatttttaaGAATTTTGGACATTACATTTGGACCCTGTCAACGTGCCTCAATGAAGCCACGTTCACCTCCCCTGCACTGATTTATTGGACATCAATTGATAGTGTATATAGTCTGTATTCAAAATATAGTGATAAAGTTTCTTATTGTAAATGGTCCATCACTACAGCATCAGTGCTGCCCCTAGTTTTGCACATCTAGCATGATGTTGAGGCAGCATTTAGAGGCAGACTAAAGAAATTTGttgggaaaataaaataaaatcacatttacaATATTGCCCTTTGCATTTTCCACTGCGTGAAATTGCTGCAGCATGCACCAATGCTGCTAGTTTAAAGGCATTTGGGAGCTGAAGTCCCAACATGTTAGGCTGCTTAAATTCGGACGTGTTATTACATGTTATTAATAATGAACCTATGTTTATGCTTTTTATTAATAGCTAGccctgttttgtatttttctaatTAACATTTTCTTCTTAAATATATTGTTGCATCGAAGTTTAAAGATTCAGTATATCCGCATGTCTTAAAGGACTTAACAGGGATTTTGAATTtgaatgagacaccacttccTTCACTGATAGAAGCCGATCCTCCCCAACAAATTGCTGAGGTGTAGTGTGTCAGTCCCGGCTTGACCTGCATGCTCTCTTGTCCAGCGGCTATTTGCCCTGTTCAGGATTCCTACTGGAATGAAAATAAACTCAAGACACGCCAGGATGCGTCCGCAGGCTGCTGGGGAGTCCCCTCAGCGCTGCGCGGCTGCGCGTTTTGTTTTGGGTCCATTCAGTGTATCCTTTGCAGGTGATGCCAGATGCAGATAAGCGGCCGCCGCTGCCTGCCCTCTGTCTAGACTTGTAACCATGGGCCTCAGGTTGGTGAGGCACTGGGACATTTGTCTAAATAAGGCCAATTTTTATCGTTTAATTACAATGATGGGAACTGGACATGATGCAGAATTTCATATAAATATAGACCCTGACTATTTTGAGgtcatgattttaaaaaagtaaagacaAATCAGGAGAGGAGGTGAACCACACAGCCTATTGTGTCTGATTCAGTGACCTATGACACACGGGCCAAATGCTTAATAATATCTTGTCAGCCATCAGTCACTGATCCACTTGGCTCAGAAATTGAGCAGGCCTAAATATAAGCAGGGTTTAGTGAAGTGGAGTTTGCAGCTTACTGACAAaaatgcacccaaaaatgtgGATAACTGAACGTTTTAAACGCTTAAATATTCAATTTCTGATCACCCAGGCGCCATGTGTGTGAGTTCTGGCCCTTATAAAAGGTTGAATTGCAGCTCTCACCTCCACCAGACATTATAAGCAGCATGCGTTTCCATTTACCTTacaattgatttattttcttcactAAAAAAGCTAAATGTTTGCGGAACAAATGGATTTTACATGCAATAATCAGTTAGAACTATTGTTTTATTGATAAGATTGGCTATGTCTGTCctcataataaataataataacttattTTCTGGAGAGAAAACGCCAACAATGCGCATCTCATCCGTTTCATTAATTTACAAGAGTCGATATTGAAACATAGAAATCATGCACATGTACACAGTTTGTGTTCCTGATAAACATACTGTAACCTTCAGACGTCCCGTAACATGTTCACCACGTTATGGCCACTTTAGGCATTGGCATCATGGTAAGAAGGTCCCATATGTAGGAGCCCATAATGTCCATCAACAGCTGTGTCCTGCCggagtgtccttgagcaagacagtGAGCTACAAATGCCTAAATGTAAAGGGAATAGTCAGATCTCCAATTCCTCCAGTCGGCACCTGAATGTATCCTCGAGCATAAATCCATCCGGGTCCTTtaattcgttttttttttttctttgattgaATGTCACTGAGGTCTCTGCGCGTCCCCCCCCTTGCAGAGGACGCGGGTGCGCGCTCGAGGAGCTCCAGCTCGACCTCGCGGCCTCTTCACGTGTCGACGGGACTCGGCACCATGCTGTTCGGTGTGTCTGGTAACTGAGACGACAGGGAGGTCACATCGCTGCCCGAGGAGTTGCCCAGAGAGCCCGACTCAGAGAAGGACACCTGCAGGAGGAAGCAGAAGGACACATCAACCAAACGGGCATTTACAAAAGGTTATTTACCAGTTTGTTTATCTGTGCGCGTGGCTAACGTCTCATGGCCCCCACTTATAGAGATATCAACATGTGGACGTGCGCATGACCACGAGGGCCAAATGGGAGCTCCAAATGGATGCAGAAATaattatatatttcttttttttttctcacactaATCCTATCTACTAAAACATATGAAAACAAATCCCTTTATCAGTCTTGTAAAGCTCACGAGACCACATAAGCTTATCAAGTGACTCCACGTGGGGGCCAACACAAGATTTAGAAACAGTATGACGCAAGAGACAGCTTGTTTGCACTTGAATCTTTTGGAAATCAAACGCATCAGTATTACTGGATGAAATAATAGTTTCCAAGCAAACTAAATGAAgttcaccaccaccaccaccaccaccaccatcatcatcatcatcatcatcaccgtTTTATTTTAGACCATCAGCTTAATTTGTGCAGACTATATTTTATTCATTGGGCTATAATTGAAGCTTTACAAGAGTCCCTTTGCATTATTTTCAATATCCTGTAATCTATTTTTAATAGAATTTTATTGACTGTGGTCCTACCAGCTGTTGGAAGGCGGGCTGGTCCAGGTCGCTCTGCAGGGCGAAGTCGCTGAGAGTTTTCCACGGTGGCTGGTAGGTCTGCACCTCCACTGGATTCCCCTGCACGGTGTTGTCGTGCCGGATGGGACTGCCTGCCACCAGAGGTGTGCCTGTCAGGCCCTGCAGATTCTGCAGGAggaacgaaaaaaaaaaaaaaaaaaagtttgttccAAATATTGACAAGAGGTGTAGTTTGGACTGTGTAGAGTCACTTCAAGATAAAAGATAGGATGCAGagataataaagaaaaacatgttctTTGTCTGTATGAAAGAATAAACAGTCAATTTTacgcaaaacaaacaaatacagatgCAGAAGAACATTTAACTTAATAATAAACTAACCACTTAGTAGTAAAGATTGTGCATTAAATTGATATGGGCCTGTAAAATAGCACAAATCTGATTCTGCAATATTTAAAGGATTAAAGGTGTTCTTTTCTGCCAAAAATTGCAATAATTTTTCGTTTCAAAACCATTTAATTCAATATTAAAtctacatttttttgatgtatgaAAATACATGAAGGCACTATTTTTAAAAGTATTCTTTGATTTATGAAAATATATGTagggctgttttttttaaatattatttgatTCATGAAAACACATGTGGGCctgtatttaaaattaaaatggaatagacaaaaatgaaaaaataaaagcagctgttttgatCACTGTTTCTTTAAAGAACTGTGTAACGAATTATTTTCAGTCCTTTTATTAACTGAAAAATAACCGTCCAGATGGTGTTCATGTTGTGCAAACAAATCTTTTAAATATCAGATTAAGTCTGAATTATTTtccgatttttttttctcactctaTCATTGTGTCTCTCCAGCACCACTGCCATTTAGTTGTTTCTTTCTTATCGAGCATGGTGTGGCAATAACACTGCACTTGAATTTTACTTGGTCCCCCTCacatttgtttaaattaaaCCAGAGAAGAAAATAATCACAGGTTTTGTGTGACAGTATTGACTGTAAACTAGAAAATACCTAATAAGGACATGTTGCCCAAAGTTGCCTGTAAGAAGCCTACTAATAAAATAATGTAGGCTATAATTTTGCAGTTATACCATGGCAGTATGAAAACATATTTCATAACATGACTCACGGTTTTGTCGCTGTGTTGCTGTGATTGAAGCTGCTTCATCAGGAGCGACCTCTTCTTGTCTTTGCAGCGCTTGTTCTGAAACCAGACCCGGATCACCCTGGGGCTCAGGCCGGTCATCTCCACCAGCTGCTCCTTCATCAGAGCGTCCGGTCGCGGGTTGGCGTTGTAGCAGGTCCGCAGGGTGTGGAGCTGCTTCTCGTTCAGCACCGTCCGGACCCGGGTCGTCTTCTCGGACTGCTTGTGGACGTGGTTCCGGTGATGGGGAGGA includes:
- the isl2a gene encoding insulin gene enhancer protein isl-2a isoform X2 codes for the protein MIWGIIQKSGIAMCVGCGSQIHDQYILRVSPDLEWHAACLKCAECSQYLDETCTCFVRDGKTYCKRDYARLFGIKCAKCNMGFCSSDLVMRARDNVYHMECFRCSVCSRHLLPGDEFSLRDDELLCRADHGLLVERASAGSPLSPGNIHTRTLHISEPVSVRHPPHHRNHVHKQSEKTTRVRTVLNEKQLHTLRTCYNANPRPDALMKEQLVEMTGLSPRVIRVWFQNKRCKDKKRSLLMKQLQSQQHSDKTNLQGLTGTPLVAGSPIRHDNTVQGNPVEVQTYQPPWKTLSDFALQSDLDQPAFQQLVSFSESGSLGNSSGSDVTSLSSQLPDTPNSMVPSPVDT